Proteins from a genomic interval of Fibrobacterota bacterium:
- a CDS encoding universal stress protein, which yields MKLLIGYDGSSAADAALRDLEMAGLPAEAEARVVVAIPPSAPAEAFAVDPTGTGWLAGAYVSVEPSPEQIEQAKDRGEHAAYLLEAKFPRWRVSVETALGTPAQAILDKAEAWKAGLIVMGSHGWSWLGRTFLGSTAEKVLTHAHVGVRLCNPRPETHAIAPRILAAVDGSLDSRHALDAIARRAWPTGVRIRLIAAKPSDPWSEALEAAEFGKAVGKATKGSWAGMEKLLDTAVARLAKAGLAAEWEIQEGDARAVILAEAEAFHADCIFLGRRGLSGFNRILLGSVSAAVASHAPCSVEVVPC from the coding sequence ATGAAGCTCCTAATCGGATATGACGGATCCTCGGCCGCGGATGCGGCCTTACGGGACTTGGAAATGGCGGGATTGCCCGCCGAAGCGGAGGCCAGGGTCGTGGTCGCCATACCGCCGTCCGCCCCGGCGGAAGCCTTCGCGGTCGACCCGACGGGAACCGGTTGGCTGGCTGGCGCTTATGTATCCGTCGAGCCGTCCCCTGAGCAGATCGAACAGGCCAAGGATCGCGGGGAGCATGCGGCATACCTCCTCGAAGCGAAATTCCCTCGCTGGCGGGTGTCGGTCGAAACCGCGCTGGGGACTCCCGCGCAAGCGATCCTGGATAAAGCCGAGGCCTGGAAAGCCGGGCTGATCGTCATGGGCAGCCATGGCTGGAGTTGGCTTGGCCGGACCTTCTTGGGGAGCACCGCGGAGAAAGTATTGACCCATGCGCACGTAGGCGTGCGGCTTTGCAATCCCCGCCCGGAAACCCATGCTATCGCGCCGCGCATCCTGGCAGCCGTGGACGGCTCTCTCGACTCCCGTCATGCCTTGGACGCGATCGCCCGCCGCGCCTGGCCCACGGGCGTCCGCATCCGCCTGATCGCCGCCAAGCCTTCCGATCCGTGGTCGGAAGCCCTGGAAGCGGCAGAATTCGGCAAGGCCGTTGGGAAAGCCACGAAGGGATCTTGGGCCGGGATGGAAAAACTTCTCGATACGGCGGTGGCTCGTTTGGCCAAAGCAGGGCTAGCCGCGGAATGGGAGATCCAGGAAGGGGACGCCCGCGCGGTGATCCTCGCCGAGGCCGAAGCCTTTCATGCCGATTGCATCTTCCTGGGCCGGCGCGGCCTTTCCGGCTTCAACCGTATCTTATTAGGCAGCGTATCCGCCGCCGTGGCTTCCCACGCGCCCTGCTCCGTGGAGGTGGTCCCTTGCTGA
- a CDS encoding hemerythrin domain-containing protein, protein MDGIKEWAYPSTRVGDAIKFRPACLELMYRLGCDPWAESDTTLGELGLRCGQGTQELVQELSSLPVPDRNSPWEELPAYSLIDYLTNEHRSILHSDLPALRSILDMPFEEASGGSLFWVLLDSFHRFTDSLRTHIQEEEDYLFPAILKNEHALNQGGPEHRIKSIAGDILASPSVIRGEERLDAALDDWTRAIGEHQGIGERPKLAELAARAMQDLEKKLRAHGNLEKKALYPIAARIEKELALAKES, encoded by the coding sequence ATGGACGGAATCAAGGAATGGGCCTATCCCTCGACCCGGGTTGGGGACGCCATCAAGTTCAGGCCCGCATGCCTGGAGTTGATGTATCGGCTTGGCTGCGATCCATGGGCCGAAAGCGATACCACCTTGGGGGAACTCGGCCTCCGCTGCGGTCAGGGAACCCAGGAACTGGTCCAAGAACTATCGTCCTTACCCGTGCCGGATCGGAACAGTCCGTGGGAAGAACTGCCCGCGTATTCCTTGATCGATTATCTGACGAACGAACACCGCTCTATCCTGCATTCGGATCTGCCGGCCTTGCGCTCCATCCTGGATATGCCCTTCGAAGAAGCTTCGGGCGGGAGCTTGTTCTGGGTCTTGTTGGATTCCTTCCATCGGTTCACGGATAGCCTGCGGACCCATATCCAGGAGGAAGAGGATTACCTCTTCCCCGCCATCCTGAAAAACGAACATGCCCTCAACCAGGGCGGACCGGAGCATAGGATTAAGTCCATCGCCGGCGATATCCTCGCGTCCCCGTCCGTCATCCGCGGCGAAGAACGTTTGGATGCGGCTTTGGACGATTGGACCCGTGCGATCGGGGAACACCAGGGAATCGGCGAGCGGCCTAAGCTGGCGGAATTGGCGGCGCGGGCGATGCAGGACTTGGAGAAGAAACTGCGCGCCCACGGGAACCTGGAGAAGAAAGCGCTTTATCCGATCGCGGCGCGGATCGAAAAGGAACTCGCGCTCGCGAAGGAGTCATAG
- a CDS encoding glycoside hydrolase family 9 protein: MRYFHFLLAAALLPRAAPAQSLKTEDYRKALWMATRFYGAQRSGAGPNWLIMDHDSGKDFVNDADGDYNLSGGWHDCGDHVKYGQTQFYSGYLLLKAYSEFPQGFDDDYSPDYAGYKQSGDFTWEGHKGGPNGIPDILDEVKYATDYFIKCARSESIFYHQVGDGNLDHKHWITSVKMATLGAQDGGQPRKAFKNPADASMPSFCAAALAVMSRVYRKFDGAYADLCLQHARFAFAYAKANPGTIATPDGSFYPANARWQDDYAAAAAELYRTTGEASFLDEAKAKAPSVADHNYTLCYNNNDDLAAYDLAQQGVTDKAALVQKLADRYKGSVNGAGVGTIGDSWGRLRFPMNQAFVTGLAGKLKNATAVDPFAWKNIDYVLGSNSAGLSFLVGFGAKSAQHPHHRNVYLSDDDTGPDKAPPIPERNRQFGVMVGGTLDPSQFQDQTGSYQFTEGCIDYNAGLVAALGYVLALTAPVDTGKFTGHGSAIRPRRGRVEMHPVDDAFGIDALGRLRPERAGMDPMGWAIPAKPGF, from the coding sequence ATGCGATATTTCCATTTCCTATTGGCCGCGGCGCTGCTTCCGCGCGCGGCTCCGGCCCAATCTTTGAAGACCGAAGACTACCGCAAGGCTTTGTGGATGGCGACCCGCTTCTACGGCGCCCAACGTTCGGGCGCGGGCCCCAACTGGCTGATCATGGACCACGATTCCGGTAAGGATTTCGTCAACGATGCCGACGGCGATTACAACCTGTCCGGGGGATGGCACGATTGCGGGGATCACGTCAAATACGGCCAGACCCAGTTCTACAGCGGTTACCTGCTGCTGAAAGCCTATTCGGAATTCCCCCAGGGCTTCGACGACGACTATAGCCCGGATTACGCGGGCTACAAGCAGAGCGGCGATTTCACCTGGGAAGGCCATAAAGGCGGGCCCAACGGCATCCCCGACATCCTGGACGAGGTCAAGTACGCCACCGATTACTTCATCAAGTGCGCGCGCAGCGAGTCGATCTTCTACCATCAGGTGGGGGACGGCAACCTGGATCATAAGCATTGGATCACTTCGGTGAAGATGGCGACCTTGGGCGCGCAGGACGGGGGCCAGCCGCGCAAGGCCTTCAAGAATCCCGCCGACGCATCCATGCCCTCGTTCTGCGCGGCCGCCTTGGCCGTGATGTCCCGAGTCTACCGCAAGTTCGACGGGGCCTACGCGGATCTCTGCCTGCAACATGCGCGTTTCGCCTTCGCGTACGCCAAGGCCAACCCCGGCACCATCGCGACGCCGGACGGAAGCTTCTACCCCGCCAACGCCCGTTGGCAGGACGATTACGCCGCGGCGGCCGCGGAGTTGTACCGGACCACGGGGGAAGCCTCATTCCTCGATGAGGCCAAGGCGAAAGCCCCCAGCGTGGCCGACCACAACTATACCTTGTGCTACAACAACAACGATGATCTGGCCGCCTACGACCTAGCGCAGCAAGGCGTTACGGACAAGGCCGCGCTGGTGCAGAAGCTGGCCGATCGCTATAAGGGCAGCGTGAACGGGGCCGGGGTGGGAACCATCGGCGATTCCTGGGGGCGGTTGCGCTTCCCGATGAACCAGGCTTTCGTGACCGGGCTGGCGGGCAAGTTGAAGAACGCCACCGCCGTCGACCCCTTCGCCTGGAAGAACATCGATTACGTGCTGGGATCGAATTCGGCGGGATTGTCCTTCCTCGTAGGCTTCGGCGCCAAAAGCGCCCAGCATCCCCACCATCGCAACGTTTACCTGTCCGACGACGATACCGGGCCGGATAAGGCGCCGCCCATTCCCGAACGGAACCGGCAGTTCGGCGTCATGGTGGGCGGAACCCTGGACCCGTCCCAGTTCCAGGACCAGACCGGAAGCTACCAGTTCACCGAAGGCTGCATCGATTACAACGCCGGCCTGGTCGCGGCGCTGGGGTACGTATTGGCGCTGACCGCGCCCGTGGACACGGGGAAGTTCACGGGGCACGGTTCCGCCATACGGCCCCGGCGCGGGCGCGTGGAGATGCACCCCGTGGACGATGCTTTCGGCATCGATGCCCTGGGGCGCCTACGGCCGGAGCGGGCGGGCATGGACCCGATGGGATGGGCGATTCCGGCGAAACCCGGTTTCTAG
- a CDS encoding threonine/serine exporter family protein, producing the protein MIPYNALELAVWCGFAGLGFGVLFNVPPRSLLVIWFLAALGGFTKNILTHMGVDLILASLAGATLIGVLSIFAAHQKHAPPLVFSIPALIPMVPGVFGFRTMLGVIKLSSSVSQEGYSLILFQAINNGIKTALITLSLAVGASIPMLLTRKTSAKDLNFSLRRK; encoded by the coding sequence ATGATCCCTTACAACGCCTTGGAGTTGGCGGTATGGTGCGGATTCGCGGGCCTCGGATTCGGGGTTCTTTTCAACGTCCCTCCGCGGTCGTTACTGGTCATCTGGTTTCTCGCCGCGCTGGGGGGATTCACCAAAAACATTTTGACGCATATGGGCGTCGATCTGATCCTGGCGTCCTTGGCGGGGGCGACCCTGATCGGGGTCTTGAGTATTTTCGCAGCCCATCAGAAACATGCGCCCCCATTGGTCTTTTCCATACCGGCGTTGATTCCCATGGTGCCCGGGGTATTCGGATTCCGCACCATGCTGGGCGTGATCAAGCTTTCCAGTTCGGTCAGCCAGGAAGGATATTCCCTGATCCTGTTCCAAGCCATCAACAACGGAATCAAGACCGCCTTGATCACGTTAAGCTTGGCCGTGGGCGCGTCCATCCCCATGTTGCTGACGAGGAAAACCTCGGCGAAGGATTTGAATTTCTCGTTGCGCCGGAAGTAG
- a CDS encoding metal-dependent hydrolase, whose amino-acid sequence MASAFSHALAAVALGSIFRWDKPPLKFWSCGIACAVLPDLDSLDFALGVPYGSMFGHRGFTHSLCFALLLGILTTLLFFRDELRQGRGIRVCLYLFLSTASHGVLDALTNGGLGVAFFSPFNTTRYFFPFHPVQVSPINALRFLRGGGWAVMASEWKWLMLPLLALILGAEGSRRALKRTLAGSPEAG is encoded by the coding sequence ATGGCCTCCGCCTTCTCCCATGCCTTGGCAGCCGTCGCCTTGGGTTCCATCTTCCGTTGGGATAAGCCTCCTCTGAAATTCTGGTCGTGCGGGATCGCCTGCGCCGTCCTTCCCGACTTGGATAGCCTGGATTTCGCCTTGGGCGTTCCTTACGGATCGATGTTCGGCCACCGCGGATTCACCCACTCGCTTTGTTTCGCGCTCTTGTTGGGAATCCTGACGACCCTCCTGTTTTTCCGGGATGAACTCCGCCAAGGTCGCGGAATCCGCGTTTGCCTTTACCTGTTTTTATCGACCGCCTCTCATGGGGTGTTGGATGCCCTGACCAATGGCGGGTTGGGCGTGGCGTTCTTTTCCCCTTTCAATACGACCCGATATTTTTTCCCCTTCCACCCGGTACAGGTTTCCCCGATAAACGCCCTTCGCTTCCTGCGGGGCGGGGGCTGGGCGGTCATGGCAAGCGAATGGAAGTGGCTGATGCTGCCGTTGCTGGCTTTGATCCTGGGCGCGGAAGGGTCGCGGCGCGCCCTAAAGCGGACCCTGGCAGGATCCCCGGAAGCCGGATAA
- a CDS encoding transglutaminase family protein, giving the protein MPIYAVRHRTIYVYSEPVELSVNLARLRPRELAGQRVTHFALESEPRLEDVREESDFFGNPTAIFKAAGAHERFEITTHSRVDVSWSGREGPPDSPPWEEVAHALREAASPESQDALQFTLDSPMVKPFPELREYAAAAFPPGRPAAEGAFQLMRRIHRDFRFLPGATGLKTTLEMVFQIRCGVCQDFSHLMLGCLRSLGLAARYVSGYIETMPKSGKPKLIGADATHAWVSLYVPDAGWIDYDPTNLLMPGPQHITLAWGRDFSDVSPLRGVLYGGGTQKLKVEVDVIREG; this is encoded by the coding sequence ATGCCGATCTATGCCGTCCGCCATCGCACCATTTACGTCTACTCCGAACCCGTGGAGCTTAGCGTCAACCTGGCCCGTTTGCGCCCGCGCGAATTGGCCGGCCAACGCGTGACCCACTTCGCGCTCGAATCGGAGCCGCGCCTGGAGGACGTACGCGAAGAATCCGATTTTTTCGGGAACCCCACGGCGATTTTCAAGGCGGCCGGGGCACACGAGCGCTTCGAGATCACCACCCATAGCCGGGTGGACGTCTCCTGGTCCGGCCGGGAAGGCCCCCCGGATTCGCCTCCCTGGGAGGAGGTAGCGCACGCGTTACGGGAGGCGGCTTCCCCGGAATCCCAGGACGCATTGCAATTCACCCTCGATTCCCCGATGGTCAAGCCTTTCCCCGAGCTGCGGGAATACGCGGCGGCGGCTTTCCCGCCCGGGCGCCCGGCGGCCGAAGGCGCTTTCCAACTGATGCGCCGCATCCATCGGGACTTCCGTTTCCTGCCCGGGGCCACCGGGCTCAAGACCACCCTCGAGATGGTGTTCCAGATCCGCTGCGGCGTCTGCCAGGACTTCTCCCATCTGATGCTCGGGTGCCTGCGCAGCCTGGGTCTGGCGGCCCGTTACGTGAGCGGTTACATCGAAACCATGCCCAAGTCGGGGAAGCCGAAACTGATCGGGGCCGACGCGACCCATGCCTGGGTCTCCCTCTACGTCCCGGATGCGGGCTGGATCGACTACGACCCCACCAATCTGCTCATGCCCGGTCCGCAGCATATCACCTTGGCCTGGGGCCGGGACTTCTCCGACGTCAGTCCGCTACGCGGCGTTCTCTATGGCGGCGGCACGCAAAAGCTAAAGGTCGAAGTGGACGTGATCCGCGAGGGTTGA